The genomic segment AATAGATTTGTTTGAATTCGGGTGAATATGTTACAGCTTGCATTGTGATGACGTACTGTACTTTTGTTGTTCAAAAAAGGTCATTCACCTCAAAAGAACAATGGGATGAGCTCGTCTTAGCAACACAAAACAATGGAGATGGATAGGTTAAAATGATTGGGGATATTTATTGCCAATAAAAGGAAAAAGCAGTACAATTCCATtcaattacatttttttcgcAGCGAGGGAACATTTTTGGGAATAACACGCAAGCACAaagcgaaaaagaaaaacaaaactaatATTGATATATATCTTtgattgtttatttgttttctagaAGGTATGCAGTTTCGCAACAGTCGAATTGAACTAAAAtagcaaaaacatttttattacagaAAGAATGATATTCTCCCAAGGGCCAGACGAAAAAGAACAAAGGCTGCCAAGCCGATATTCTTGTTACATGTTTTAGCCTTATTACATGAAAACACTCGAACTCCACTTCACTCATCAGCCAAGGTTATTGGTCCGGTTCCAAAAAACGCAAAGTTTGTTATCTCACTTCAAAAAGGACATTGAAATCAAGAAATTTCTGACAATAAACTGCCACATTAGTGTTTCGTTTGTTTCGTTACAAGGACATTACAAGGAAACACCGGTTAAACAAGATTACGGTGCCTAAGAAATGCTGTTAAGCttgaaatagaataaaattaGGGAAGTCCCTAAACGTTCAAAGACCATAGTAGCTTTAAATAGAAATTTTCCTTGTTAATCAAGTTGTTTTGACAGAGAAAATATTCTCACAATAAACCTTTGGGCTTTGGAATGTGTCAGCACGGGGAATAGAGAGCAGTGTTTTTGTAATGACTTGACAAGTCACAAGGGTAAAGACAAATACTTTCCGGGATTATAATTGGATGCCAGGTTTGCTGAGCTTTTGCAAAGGTCGAATAAAGAGCGGGTCATATTCCAAAGAACGAACGATTTGTGTTTCTATAAGAGCCCTGCGGAGTTGAGAGAGCAGTATCAGTGCGAACTTTTCCATTGCAGAGTCAACAATGTCAGAGACGGAGAAAGCAAAAGCTAAAATGAGCGTCGAGTACAGGAAGAAATCTGCAGAGAAAAAGAACGGAGTGGAAGGCAGCAAAAGCAACAGAGAAAGTGTCGCTTCGATGGAGGTAGAGCTGGTATTGGAAGAGCAGGTCTCGGGAGCTCTGGTGGAAAGCGCTGAAACGGAGTCACAACCAATTGAGACTTCGAAAGAGAAACCAAAGCGGCGAAAGATCAGTgggatttttaaaaaaggtgatggaaagaaagaaaagacgGAAGATAAAAGCAAGAGGATTAGCACTGTTTCTCAAGATGAAAGTATCAGTGCTTCAAAAGAGCAACAAGCGAACGAAGAAGATGCAGAGGTAAAAGAAGATTTTGAAGAAAGTCCAAAAGAAGCCGAAGAGAAGGCAAAGAAAAGGCGGTCGTTTGGCATGTTTAAGAAAAAGGACAAAGAAAGCGATAAGGATAAAGCGGGAAGCGTGACTTCGCTGAATGCAGCAGACGACGAggaaacaaaagaaaagacaGAAATCGCTGTTGAGGAGGAGAAGGAAGAAGAGGAATTCAAAAGGGAGGAAGCTGCTGAAGAAACCCCTGCGGAGGTTGCAGATggcaaagaaaagaaacaacGAAGGCGCAGGTTTAGTTtttcaaagaagaaaaagccgAAGGTGAAAGAGTTGGACGATTCTGATGTGGAGGCGGAGgaaaaagacaaacaaattcTAGATCAGGATCAAACCGAGAAACCAGTCGAAAGCTCTGAGGAAAAAGAAGCTGACATGGAAAAAAGCTGTCAAGTCGGGAGCCAATCAGAGGGCGAGACTGAGACAAAGCCTGAAGATGAAGTAAAAGAGGAGGCGACGGAAGGGAAGGAAACAGAGCCCGAAGAGGCCCCGAAAAGAAAGAAGTCACTCAAGCGCAGGCTCAGCTTctcaagaaaaaagaaagcaaagaaAACAGAGGAGAAACAAGATGAAGGAGAAGCGAGGGAGGGAACAATGGATGACAACGAAATGTCTCAACAACCAGAACTGGTGAACCAATCAGAAGCCGAGTCACAAGAGAATGGGGGCGCATGCGCGGGTGATGAGAAAACAGCAAATGAACTTGCTTCGGCAGAAAGCGACACGAACGAAGCATCCGACACGGAACAGACGGAGAGCGAGGAGGAAAGTGGATATTTCAGGTTAGGTTTAATTTACAGCATATTTGAGGCAATTTTCAGACAGAAAGATAAAATGCCGGAAATGTCTGTAACGAAGTCACGCGAGCTCGTGATTTATACAGTTAACCAGGGGTACATCAGGATAACCGATGCGTCCGGCTCGATTTTCACTCAGGCAAGCCAGGCACCACGCAGGGCTGTCATGTGGGTACTTCAATTACTTGTCAAAAAATATCCACAGGCTTTTAAAAACCTAAAAAAGCGCAAATCTAAGAAAAGCAAGGGAACGTCCGACGCTACCAAAGAGCCAGTAACGGAAACGCATATCTAAAACTTTTGAAGTGAATCAACAAAATTGATACTTGTTTAGACATCAAAAGTAATTGATTGTATATACCAACTTATCGTTTAGTCGTGGATGATTTCATTGAAATAAGTTTGGTCAGCTAAAAATACCATCTATTTAAATGTGTTTTCAATTTTATGTAATAACATGGGTGCATCAAGGAGTTCCAAAACAAAGgggcggggggagggggctagGAGGCGGATTCATTCATCGGCGTATTaccttatattttttgttatttttttaagccaaatatctgaaaaataGGGGGTCGAGTCCCGCTCGACTGACCctctagatccgcccctgaataGCCAAACATTTGATTATATTTCAAACGGAATCCAATTGAAAATCCAATGGAATATGTATAGGTAGCGATTATCTTATAAGACAAGTAATGCTGTTTTAagtattctaaaaaaataaacgaaTGAAACAATGAAGTGCTGCCAATGGGGGCACTAATGGCGTGCGACAACAAATAGTTTAGGTGATTGATGAACTTGTAAATAGGGAGGGAATATTTCAATGTTGTCATTGTACATAACTTTCGCCAATAAAGTGTTGATGATGAGAAGCTGTCAAGAGTCAGTGGTTTTGGGGATGTTATTTTTTAGAATCGTACGATTGAAAGACTTGTTGAAGGAGTCTTTGACACTTATTGATTCGTGGTTTATAAACGATGCTGTAGTTCTAGAGCCCCGCGCAAACTGCaccagcacctgccagcattgctggcgaattttcgcttgactgaccacaagacaaaggaaatgtcaaaatgggaaatggactttctgatatttccttttccttgtggtcagtcgagcaagaattcgccacTAATGCAGGccggtgctggcgcagtttgcacagggcttaaATCTCgcgttttttattattctagattattgtttttttttttattagacaGGTCGTCTATCAGACAGGACGTTTTACAATTTGTAAATGGTGCAAAAATTCGTTTTGActtaaaaaatagaaacagtTCTACAATTcaaagagtgaaaacatgtCGAGGAAATTTCGAAAGTTGTGTAGCTTTGATTTTGCAGAGAACGATCTCGCAAGCacaaattaattatttttttattaacgtTTGCAAAAACGATACTATACAAACTATGATAAAATCAACAGTTATTTGATATTGAGAAGAAAATAAGGTATAAACCACACTTTGTGTAGAAGATCTAATAAATACATTGACGCGAAGCATTATCAGTAGGTTATGAttagcaaaaataaattacaTAATGATTCTGAATTTATAGAGAGAGACAGCAAGTCTGTCtatccgtccgtctgtctgtccgtccgtctgtccgtccgtccgtccgtctgatACTACAATTACTCACAATGGCATATCTACTTCTATTTCCCATGCACCCCTAACACCAAACACAGTAGACACACTTGGTAAGACTCTACTGGTCAGGACCCCCTTTTGATAACCTGGCCTGTCGCTGTGATCACATATTTCATACCAAACATCGTTGACAAGTTCTGCCATACCACGTGACGAGTTCTGTCAATCCGTTTCCTTGGTGATTGGTCATACCAAATGACACCGTTGACAAGTTCTGCCATACCAGGTGACGAGTTCTGTCAATCCGTTTCCTTGGTGATTGGTCATACCAAATGACACCGTTGACAAGTTCTGCCATACCACGTGACGAAATCTGTCAATCCGTTTCCTTGGTGATTGGTCATACCAAATGACATCTTTGGCGAGCTCCCTCTGTCTGCTCTCTGGAGGATATCTGGAATGAGTTATCCCCTCTGGGGAGTGAGCCGATGTATCGCTGCGTCAGTAGTTCTGGGGCATAGTCATCGTCAGCCGTGACCTCTTGGTTGCGAAGAGCATTGGTCAGATTGTACACCCTCTCGCTATTGACCCACGCCTGAAGAGAGGGAGACAAGAGGGTATGTTCAGATGATGATAACGGTGATTATAGCAATGTTGAACATattgtaatgatgatgatgaggaggataatgatgatatgaagatgatgatgattatgataattatGGCTATGTTGAAAatgtgataataatgatgataaggatgataatgataatgatgatgatgatggagatgatgatgatgaggatgataatTTGAAGATGATGCGACAGTGATGACAGTGATGCTGACAATAATAATGGCGCTAAAGATACAGACGCTGCTGCTgtggctgatgatgatgatggtggtggtgatgatgatgatgacgatggtggtgatgatgatgatgatggtggtgatgatgatgatattgatgatgatgatggtgatgatgatgatggtggtggtggtgatgatgatgatgatgatggtggtggtggtgatgatgatgatgatgatggtggtggtgatgatgatgatggtggtggtggtgatgatgatgacgatgacccCCTCTATGGCATACTAATGTTGGTACTGACCTGCACTTCATCGCTGTACATTTTAATGCTGAAATCCATCTTTGTTTTGTGACGTTTTCCTCGATATGTGACCTGAGTAAAAGCATAATTGCCCAATAATTATTAGTTGAACTAATTTGTATAAGGAACGAGAAAGAAGCTCGACGAATGCTCTTTGTTAGTAATTTGTAATACCATCTTATGCAGAACTTATGCATTGGGCTCTGACGCGCTCGGTGATCAAAAGCACTTAGAAGAGCGACCAAAAGCTCTAAGTAGAGCGATCAAACGCTCTTAGTAGGAAAATATATCAATACAGGACTGAAGTTCAGTGATTCGAACACATGAAAACACATGGTATTTCAAGCGATAGCTATTAACCAGAACAACAAAACTCATCATCCAACACAACAAagtaatattgttttttttagcgTCAGACTTTAAAAAGCTTGACTTTCTCAGTATAATGTCTCACCGTCTACATCCTATGCCTTCATCTTAATGTGGTTTCTTTAGTATAATGTAAAACCATTTGCTACATCTTAATGTGGTTTCTTTAGTATAATGTAAAACCATTTGCTACATTTTAATGTGGTTTTCTTAGTATAATATCTCAGGGTCTACATACTTACCCACATCTTAATGAGCCTTTCTTAGTATAATATCTCACGGTCTATAATCCTATACCTACATCTTAATGTGGTTTTCTCAGTGTTATGTCTCACCGTCTACATCCTATGCCAACATCTTagtgagcttgggctacctgtggtataATGTCTCACCGCCTACATCCTATGCCCACATCTTagtgagcttgggctacctgtggtataATGTCTCACCGTCTACATCCTATGCCACATCTCagtgagcttgggctacctgtggtataATGTCTCACCGTCTACATCCTATGCCCACATCTAAGTGAggttgggctacctgtggtataATGTCTCACCGTTTTTCCCTCTTGCACACATCTCAGTGAggttgggctacctgtggtataATGTCTCACCGTTTCTCCCTCTTGCACACATCTCAGTGAGGTTAGGCTACCTGTGGTATAATGTCTCACCGTTTCTCCCTCTTGCACACCCTCCTGTTCCACGAGTTGAGGGTCTAACGCTCTTATTTCTTCGTAGGAGACGTTTATCTCCGTTTTGATGGCCATTTCCACTGAATATTAAACACAAATAAAGGCGTCAACATGACCCACGAGTCATCGTGGTAGCTCTAAATTTGCAAGCGTAAAACCTAGAGCGGAcatagcctcctccgcaggcatctcGATAGTCTCCCACGCAGCGGAGTTTGTGTCGGTCACTCAAcctctagtttttttttttttagtaatttttcagtatttttatgaattggAATTCCTGTGGCGAGTTGAACCGGAACCTGAAGCcggaagaggggagggggacaaaataaatgagattaaaaaaatcCCATTTTCTCTAAACCAGTCCCCACTCTTTCTCAAAAtcgccacaggaagcccgaaatCGATTCCCAAATCACTCGAGACGCCTGCGGACGGGGCTAGAGCAGATATATAGAAATGCTCGAGACGCAATACAAGGTCGCATGTTCTGGCTCACCTTCCTCGTTAGTTGTCCTCTTCCGGTACTGGATTCTAAACAGAAAAGCTTCTAAGACGAAAGCTACAACAATCGTCATCACAACCTgggaacaaacaaaaacagaaatacaTGGCTACGTAAACATTTAATTTTCATGTCGTAATAACTAGCAGTAGTTGGTAATGAATGTCGTACAAATGGCCGAATGCTAATCCCGAATGCCATGA from the Nematostella vectensis chromosome 4, jaNemVect1.1, whole genome shotgun sequence genome contains:
- the LOC5519604 gene encoding neurofilament medium polypeptide: MSETEKAKAKMSVEYRKKSAEKKNGVEGSKSNRESVASMEVELVLEEQVSGALVESAETESQPIETSKEKPKRRKISGIFKKGDGKKEKTEDKSKRISTVSQDESISASKEQQANEEDAEVKEDFEESPKEAEEKAKKRRSFGMFKKKDKESDKDKAGSVTSLNAADDEETKEKTEIAVEEEKEEEEFKREEAAEETPAEVADGKEKKQRRRRFSFSKKKKPKVKELDDSDVEAEEKDKQILDQDQTEKPVESSEEKEADMEKSCQVGSQSEGETETKPEDEVKEEATEGKETEPEEAPKRKKSLKRRLSFSRKKKAKKTEEKQDEGEAREGTMDDNEMSQQPELVNQSEAESQENGGACAGDEKTANELASAESDTNEASDTEQTESEEESGYFRLGLIYSIFEAIFRQKDKMPEMSVTKSRELVIYTVNQGYIRITDASGSIFTQASQAPRRAVMWVLQLLVKKYPQAFKNLKKRKSKKSKGTSDATKEPVTETHI